The following coding sequences are from one Humulus lupulus chromosome X, drHumLupu1.1, whole genome shotgun sequence window:
- the LOC133807389 gene encoding uncharacterized protein LOC133807389 has protein sequence MATISLSNHSLLAPLSSASLISLNPKPFKALPLTPTTLCFRAPRLHLRNSIPGSSCILSSSAVHKTTRSQFRHLLAARDYASPTESNRIENEADQHQEFSLKSLIKVYKEAILVGDVQAVSDIEATVDMIGNNMDKLVQQVSTLTAEIKCGKEKFIRLQADFDNFRKRIEKDRHTVRTDAQGEVIESLLAMVDNFDRAKQQIKPETEMEKKIDASYQGIYKQFVEIMRSLHVAVIPTVGKPFDPALHEAIAREESQQFKEGIIIQEFRRGFLLGDRLLRPATVKVSSGLSRKTGTTATSKTSGMPATTAGIDER, from the exons ATGGCGACCATATCTCTCTCGAACCACTCTCTATTGGCACCTCTTTCTTCTGCCTCTTTGATCTCCTTAAACCCCAAGCCTTTCAAAGCCCTACCCCTTACTCCTACCACTCTTTGTTTTCGTGCTCCTCGCCTTCACCTACGCAATTCAATTCCAGGTTCCTCTTGCATCCTCAGCTCTTCAGCAGTGCACAAGACCACCCGCTCGCAATTCCGACATCTTCTTGCTGCCCGGGACTATGCTTCGCCG ACAGAGAGTAATCGGATAGAAAATGAAGCAGATCAGCATCAAGAATTCAGTTTGAAATCCCTCATTAAAGTTTACAAGGAAGCTATACTCGTAGGAGATGTACAAGCTGTATCTGACATTGAGGCTACAGTAGATATGATTGGAAATAACATGGACAAATTGGTTCAGCAAGTTTCAACTTTGACAGCTGAGATAAAGTGTGGGAAGGAAAAATTTATTCGTTTACAAGCAGATTTTGATAATTTTAGGAAACGAATCGAGAAAGACAGACATACCGTAAGGACTGATGCTCAAGGAGAGGTAATTGAGAGTCTCTTGGCCATGGTGGACAATTTTGACAGAGCCAAACAACAAATTAAACCTGAAACAGAAATGGAGAAAAAGATTGATGCTAGTTATCAGGGTATTTACAAACAATTTGTGGAGATAATGAGGAGCTTGCATGTAGCTGTTATTCCGACAGTGGGAAAGCCTTTTGATCCTGCG TTGCATGAAGCCATTGCACGTGAAGAGTCTCAACAGTTCAAGGAAGGGATAATAATTCAAGAATTTCGACGTGGTTTTCTGCTTGGGGATCGGCTTCTAAGACCAGCAACAGTAAAAGTTTCATCGGGTCTTAGCAGAAAAACAGGCACGACAGCCACTTCCAAAACATCAGGGATGCCTGCAACAACAGCCGGAATAGATGAACGATAG